In one Cyclopterus lumpus isolate fCycLum1 chromosome 22, fCycLum1.pri, whole genome shotgun sequence genomic region, the following are encoded:
- the LOC117751638 gene encoding basic proline-rich protein-like, producing the protein MALLRSCSDVVLPPPSPPSPPPLLLPPPPPPPSPPPPPPPPPPPLLLPPPPPSPPPLLLPPPPPPPSPPPPPPPPSPPPLLLPPPPPPPSPPPPPPLLLPPPPPPPPPPPPPSPPPPLLPPPPPHPPPPSPPPPPCPPPPPPCPPPLPPPPPLLPPPPSPPPTPPCPPPPPPPCPPPLLPPPPPSPPPHLPPPPPCPPPLLPLPPPSPPFPPPPHPPPPSPRPPPCPPPPPPCPPPLPPPPPLLPPPPPCPPPLLPPPSPPPHLPPPPSPPPPLPPSPPPPHCHPLLPPPPPPPPPLPCPPPLLPLPPPPPFPPPPPPPPSPPPPPPCPPPLLPLPPPPPFPPPPPPLPPPPPPLPPPPPPPPLPPPPPPPPPPPPPLPPPPLPPPPPPPPPPPPPPPPPPPPPPSLPPPPPPCPPPSPPLPPPPPPCPPPLPPPPPPPPPPPPPLPPPPPPPPPPSPPPPPPPPPPLPPPPPLPPPPPPPPPPPPPPSPPPCPPPLPPPPLPPPPPCPPPLPPPCPPPPPPCPPPLPPPCPPPLPPPPLPPPPPPPCPPPLPPPCPPPPPPCPPPLHLILQEDRSCILKLSLEKLRFLEDPEAYLRRSVLINNLLRKIHHEETAGCLYSLGTCPGLTPNHRVLLYNLDDNG; encoded by the exons ATGGCA TTGCTGCGTTCATGTTCTGATGtcgtccttcctcctccttctcctccttctcctcctcctcttcttcttcctcctccccctcctcccccttctccccctcctcctcctcctcctcctcctcctcctcttcttcttcctcctcctcctccttctcctcctcctcttcttcttcctcctccccctcctcccccttctccccctcctcctcctcctcctccttctcctcctcctcttcttcttcctcctccccctcctcccccttctccccctcctcctcctcctcttcttcttcctcctcctcctcc ccctcctccccctcctcctcctccttctcctcctcctcctcttcttcctcctcctcctcctcatcctccacctccttctcctcctcctccaccttgtcctcctcctcctccaccttgtcctcctcctcttccacctcctcctcctcttcttcctcctcctccttctcctcctcctactccaccttgtcctcctcctcctcctccaccttgtcctcctcctcttcttcctcctcctcctccttctccaccacctcatcttcctcctcctccaccttgtcctcctcctcttcttcctctacctcctccttcacctccgtttcctcctcctcctcatcctccacctccttctcctcgtcctccaccttgtcctcctcctcctccaccttgtcctcctcctcttccacctcctcctcctcttcttcctcctcctccaccttgtcctcctcctcttcttcctcctccttctccaccacctcatcttcctccacctccttctcctcctcctccactgcctccttctcctcctcctccacattgtcatcctcttcttcctcctcctccacctcctcctcctcctctaccttgtcctcctcctcttcttcctctacctcctcctcctccttttcctcctcctcctcctccacctccttctcctcctcctcctccaccttgtcctcctcctcttcttcctctacctcctccacctccttttcctcctcctcctcctcctcttccgccacctcctcctcctcttccacctcctcctcctcctccacctcttcctccacctcctcctcctcctccacctcctccacctcctcttcctccacctcctcttcctccacctcctccacctcctcctcctcctcctcctcctcctcctcctcctccacctcctcctccttctcttcctcctcctcctccaccttgtccacctccttctcctcctcttcctcctcctcctccaccttgtccacctcctcttcctccacctcctcctccacctcctccacctcctcctcctcttcctccacctcctccacctcctcctcctccttctcctcctcctccacctcctcctcctcctcctcttcctcctcctcctcctcttcctccacctcctcctcctccacctcctcctcctcctcctccttctcctccaccttgtccacctcctcttcctcctcctcctcttcctcctcctccaccttgtccacctcctcttcctccaccttgtcctcctcctcctccaccttgtccacctcctcttcctccaccttgtccacctcctcttcctcctcctcctcttcctcctcctcctcctccaccttgtccacctcctcttcctccaccttgtcctcctcctcctccaccttgtccacctcctctt CACCTGATCCTGCAGGAGGACCGGAGCTGCATCCTGAAGCTGTCCCTGGAGAAGCTGAGGTTCCTGGAGGACCCCGAGGCCTACCTGCGGCGCTCCGTCCTCATCAACAACCTGCTGAGGAAGATCCACCATGAGGAGACGG CCGGGTGCCTGTACAGCCTGGGGACCTGCCCGGGCCTCACCCCCAACCACCGGGTGCTTCTGTACAACCTGGACGACAACGGCTGA